TTTACATTGGTTTATGCACTAGATTATCAAAAAATAGTATACTGCAGTTTATGTCTGATTCATTAAGGTCATAAGTCAAAACTCAAATCCATGCCCTTTTGGCCTTTTAGAGCATTGCTCATACAGTTCTGCTTGGTATTataatttgtttaaatgttgatttatgAACTAATTGTCTGTAATTGCTGCTTAGCGCCACTGTTAATCCAAGCTGTCTTCCTCCTGAAGCACATTAGGCCAGATTTGTATAATGAAGTAATTAGTTCAATTACCAAGAAGAAAGTAGGGATAGCGTAAGAAAGTGGGAACAAGAAGCTAGAAAGTACTCCAGTGCCACGAGCGTCTCGCTATTATGAAACTGTTTGTCTCAGCAGAGTGTGTGAAAACACCCTCATTGTAAGCAAATGCTTTTCTTAATTAAAGCTTGCACATGTCAACAAAGTTAATTTGAATCTTCTAATATGGACATTTTCTGATTACTGACACTGTTTCCTGGACCTCCTTCACTGCAGCATCTCATATACCAAATTATTTCAGCTTGCTAACAATGCTCGCGAGTTCacacctttaaaaaacaaaaaacaaaaaaaatatatatagctCCATGTCTTCTGTCTGACTTCTGTCACCCACCAGAAGCTGCCATCGCAACCAAAAGTGCTCCATTGTCTGctagcattgtcattgttattAGTCTTTTGGATTGCCTGTGGAGGTATCGGCAGGCTCTGGGGAAGCAGGCGCCAGGCTGGATAATTAGTTGTCCTTCGATGCCAGACGGGCACAACGCCGTCTCTTGGAGGGGAAATGGAAAGTGGCATCACTATCACAGTAACACCGGAACAACCTTTGGTGTGAGGGCTGGGTTCCAGTGCATCTGTCACACCACTAGTCATCTACCCACTGGCAAGACAATGATGCTTACCAGCCTAGCAATACGCAGCATGGATAATTACTTTATCTGAAACAGCATTATTCTTGTCATATTTGTCAGAATTAGTTGTGGTTTGGTGGAATCGATATTGAGTTTCTGTACTGGCACTGTGGACAAAGAGATTGCAAGATTTAGGCATTTAAAATCTTCCATAAAAGAGACGTATCTGAAGTGTTGGGGATGATGCcaactttattttctccttttttgctTTCTAGACTACTTTTCTAAACTGCTGATTTGACCTCCCAGAAGCTGCAACTTCCAACATCGCATCTCCAACCATGAGCTTACAGCTGGAACTTTTAGTGACCCCGGCGCGTTGGCTCTGCTGTTGTCTGCGGGAGATGCGGATGATGacgaggaggatgaagatgccCGCAAGCAAGGTGCCTCCGAAGCCCAGCAGGATGCCATACAAGAGAGGCAGAGCCACGTCCAAAGGCCCTTTCTGGTACAGAGGGACAGGAGCCCGCTCTACAATCAGATCCAGGTCACGCCATGTGAGATccctcactgacacacacacacacacacacacacacaaacaggaaagaCACACTCGCAATCTCAAAGGACTGTGGGAACGTTTTTTGTCAAGTTTTAACTTGAGAGAAACACCGTGAAggatcaaaaaagaaaaaaaaatggaaaaatggacaggtgataattacatttttgaatttCTAGGTATCCTGGGAAATACTCCTCATATAGTGAGAGTGTTGATGTTGAGAAGTAATGAGTTGGAAGCATGCCCACGGCCACCAAATCTAATCCGGCATCTCATCGAAACACTTAATAGATTCAGGGTTCAGTGAAACATTACATAATTTGTCTTTCCGGCTGCCTCCAGAGGGATAACCCAAAAAATCTCCCCTTGACATCAATAGCCCGAGATATTTGGGATTAGACTCGGTTCTCAATCGCTTATTCTATTTTAAAATGCACCAAACTAATATGTCTCTTTTGGAGGAATcataccttttctttttctgacccTCTGGCCTGCATGCTGGGGGGGTTTTGCATCTGATGGGACGTTTAAAGAGCTCACGAATTTGTGATAATCGTCAACGTAGCGTTTCAGGCTCAAGGCTTTGTCCTGGTTGATGTTCTTCCCCACTTCTGTGAAAAAACAAGCACGAGGCCAATTGAAAAGTCTGTCTACGCACTTCAAGTGCTAAAGGTGTATATGTATTCCATCCTataaaaagttgtaaatttggatttaattgttgttttcttgccaTGAACATAATTAGTTCTGGCAGGAGAACAACTGCTGTCCTTCAGTTCAGAatgaaatgcaacaaaatgaaCCACTCAAGTTTCTACGTATGAGTACATCTCTCTTCAGAACAGCAATCAAGTACACGATAATTGCCACAGTCTGCAtccaaacagttttttttccatcaaagcCACcactgcccccccacccccccccacccccctcacgTCTTATAACTCATCTCTTCCCATCctctccttgtctttttttttttttcctccaaagcTGCTGATGAAAGGAGCAGATGGTTTGTTCTGTGGCTGGTGTCAGCTCCACTGAGTCCTCTGTCAGATCATTTACACCTCCCTCTATCCAACGCCACTCGGCTGTGGAGTTGTGTGCACACTGGACTGCAACACATGCCAGAGACTGGCAGTGTGCAAAATATGGCACTTTTGAAGTTCCAATTAATACGAATCTCAAAGTAATGAAGCAATTACGCATCGTTGTTAAAGACTCGAGGAGGCCTTCTTGACCGAAATAAACCAATTTTGAAAATACACTGCCATGTACCCAAAATGAGGCTTTGTTCCAATTTCCTTTTGTCAAGGGACATGCTGTGATGTCTGCTCATGAGATTTGCTGCTATCAACAACACTCCACTGTACACAAAAAGTTAACTATTTCTAATTTGAAATCCATTACACATGGTGGCATTAGACAAATTGgtctatttaaaaaagaaattattctGTGCTACGAGAGGCAcgtgttctctctgtctccgttTGTTTCTCACCAATGGCGATGTCTGTTCTGCCGATGTGCTGCAAGGCGCGTGAAAGCCTGTCGTAGTAGGTCTGCTCGCCGTTCCTCAGCAGCCAGTCTGTCAGCGCCGTCCGGCACTGAGCCTCGCTATCtactaaacacaaaacatatggccctcagacagacaggttgCTGCCAGGAACTCCCCGAGCCAAGCTGGACATGTGAGAAACAGACAGGTCCCAGGATGGACTTTTCCTTATTTCTACCTTATTACAGATCATAGTGATgcctgttctctctgtctctgaaagcgctcttctcttctccttgatATTTATGCCTGTAACTTTTAATGCATATAATAGACATGAATTCTGCGGTGTAATGTGCCAAAAGAGAGACGTGTTtcagatgatgatggtgatgatgagcACTGACCCTCAGCAGAGGAGGCGTCTCTCTTGACTCGAGGCTTCAGATCTAGCTGATTTTTCTCTGGTGAGAGGCGCTCGAGATGCTGGAAGATGTTCTCATCTGGGTGAGAGAGGGCAAGCAGAAGGTCCTCACACTCCTTAGACGTCAGCAACTCCACTAAACGCTCCAGCTGGTAGACATCAATGTCTTCTGCCACTAAACGCACAGACATCAAACTAGTTAGCAGGTTGTACCAACTCCAGGGAGAACAGAAATGACACCAGTTGAAGCCAATAAGGGATGGGACCAGACCACAAATTATACAGTGACAATCAGGGAGGTCAACAATTTCTCCAGGGTGGACGGGA
The genomic region above belongs to Seriola aureovittata isolate HTS-2021-v1 ecotype China chromosome 9, ASM2101889v1, whole genome shotgun sequence and contains:
- the LOC130174320 gene encoding transmembrane and death domain protein 1-like isoform X2, whose product is MKVWKFCLFFIFLLLSSTLGEDTVAEDIDVYQLERLVELLTSKECEDLLLALSHPDENIFQHLERLSPEKNQLDLKPRVKRDASSAEDSEAQCRTALTDWLLRNGEQTYYDRLSRALQHIGRTDIAIEVGKNINQDKALSLKRYVDDYHKFVSSLNVPSDAKPPQHAGQRVRKRKVRDLTWRDLDLIVERAPVPLYQKGPLDVALPLLYGILLGFGGTLLAGIFILLVIIRISRRQQQSQRAGVTKSSSCKLMVGDAMLEVAASGRSNQQFRKVV
- the LOC130174320 gene encoding transmembrane and death domain protein 1-like isoform X1, producing the protein MKVWKFCLFFIFLLLSSTLGEDTVAEDIDVYQLERLVELLTSKECEDLLLALSHPDENIFQHLERLSPEKNQLDLKPRVKRDASSAEVDSEAQCRTALTDWLLRNGEQTYYDRLSRALQHIGRTDIAIEVGKNINQDKALSLKRYVDDYHKFVSSLNVPSDAKPPQHAGQRVRKRKVRDLTWRDLDLIVERAPVPLYQKGPLDVALPLLYGILLGFGGTLLAGIFILLVIIRISRRQQQSQRAGVTKSSSCKLMVGDAMLEVAASGRSNQQFRKVV